DNA from Streptomyces rishiriensis:
CAGCCAGCCGGCGAAGGCGTCGAGGTGGCCGGGTACCCACTGGAGGGCGGCGTTCGAGACGAGCAGGTCGTACGTCTCCTCCGGCGTCCAGGCGGCGAGGTCGGCGTGAGCGAAGTCGAGGCGTGCGCCCGCGTGCGTCGCGGCGTCGGCGAGCATCTGCGGCGAGTTGTCGTAGCCGGTGACGCGGGCGGTGGCCCAGCGGTCGGCGAGGACGGCGGTGAGGTGGCCCGGGCCGCAGCCGAGGTCGGCGATGCGGGGCGGGTCGCCGGGCAGGTCGGGGACGCGGGCGAGGAGGTCGCCGAAGGGCCGGGCGCGGTGTCCGGCGTGACGCAGGTACTGGGCGGGGTCCCAGGTCGGGTTGGTCGTCATGCCCGGTACTTTCCCCGTTCACTTACCTTGACGTCAAGAGACTTGACATCAAGATACTCCATACCAAGAGACTTCATGTCGACACAACCACTACACTGATCGTCATGGAGGACGAGGTCGATCGGCTGGTCGCAGCGTGGCGCCGGGAGCGCCCGGACCTCGACGTGGAGCCGCTGGAAGTACTCAGCCGGGTGAGCAGACTGGCCCGGCACCTGGACCGCGCACGCCGTCTGGCGTTCTCCGAGCACCAGTTGGAGCCCTGGGAGTTCGACGTCCTGACGGCGCTCCGGCGCGCGGGGGCGCCCTACCAGCTCTCGCCGGGCCAGCTGCTGACGCAGACGCTGGTGACCTCGGGCACGATGACGAACCGTATCGACCGGCTCGCGAAGAAGAACCTGGTGGAGCGGCTGCCGGACCCGAGCGACCGCCGGGGTGTGCTCGTGCGCCTCACGGACGACGGCAAGGACCGCGCCGACCAGGCCCTCGCCGGGCTGCTCGACCAGGAGCGAGCGATCCTGGCCGAGCTCACCCACGCCCAGCGCGGTGAACTGGCGGGTCTACTACGCCAGTTGACCGCCCCGTTCGACAACATCCCGGGATAGGTCGGCGGGTCCGACGCCGGCCCGGCGCGCGAGCGCGACCGCGGCGAGGGTGGAGTGCACGCCCAGTTTGCCGAGCACGTTCTGCATATGGGTGCGGACGGTGTGCGGGGAGAGGAACAACCGGTCGGCGACCGCTTTCCTGCCCAGTCCCGCGACCATGCAGCGCAGCACTTCCCGCTCCCTCGGAGTGAGCGACTCCACGAGTCGTTCGCTCTCGGTGCGGTGCTTGCGGGCGGCCGTCAACTCCCGCAGCACGCCGGTGAGGAGGGCGGCGGGGAGATGCGTCTCCTCGCGCAGCACGCCTCTGATGACGGTGAGCAGCCGGGACAGCGAGCAGTCCTTCGCCACCCAGCCGGACGCCCCGGCCTGGAGGGCGAGGGCCGCGCGGCGCGGATCGTCCTTCTCGGCGAGGACGACGATCCGAACATGAGGCTGCGCGGCACGGACCCCCACGACCAGCGATATCCCGTCGACGAGCCCGTCCTCCCCCACCTCCTGCACCGGCACGGCGGGCCGTATGCCCGGCAGAGCGGCGCCCAGGTCCGCGTCGACGAGCAGCACGTCGTACCGGCGCCCCTCGGCGGCCGCGCGCTCCAGACTGCGCAGTGCCGCCGGGCCGCTGCCGGCCGCGGACACGTCGACGTCGGGCTCGGCGGCCAGTGCCGCGGCGAGCGACTCGGCGAAGATACGGTGGTCGTCGACGACCAGAACTCGGATGCGAACCACGAAACCCCCTTCCCCAAGCTCCTTGACAGAGC
Protein-coding regions in this window:
- a CDS encoding MarR family winged helix-turn-helix transcriptional regulator, with the translated sequence MEDEVDRLVAAWRRERPDLDVEPLEVLSRVSRLARHLDRARRLAFSEHQLEPWEFDVLTALRRAGAPYQLSPGQLLTQTLVTSGTMTNRIDRLAKKNLVERLPDPSDRRGVLVRLTDDGKDRADQALAGLLDQERAILAELTHAQRGELAGLLRQLTAPFDNIPG
- a CDS encoding LuxR C-terminal-related transcriptional regulator, which codes for MVRIRVLVVDDHRIFAESLAAALAAEPDVDVSAAGSGPAALRSLERAAAEGRRYDVLLVDADLGAALPGIRPAVPVQEVGEDGLVDGISLVVGVRAAQPHVRIVVLAEKDDPRRAALALQAGASGWVAKDCSLSRLLTVIRGVLREETHLPAALLTGVLRELTAARKHRTESERLVESLTPREREVLRCMVAGLGRKAVADRLFLSPHTVRTHMQNVLGKLGVHSTLAAVALARRAGVGPADLSRDVVERGGQLA